From the Clostridium putrefaciens genome, one window contains:
- the dnaG gene encoding DNA primase — protein sequence MAIPEEVIERIKEQNDIVDIISEKVKLKHSGRNYLGLCPFHNEKTPSFSVSVDKQIYKCFGCGEAGNVITFVMKTKGLSYVESIEYLAEKANISIEQGKDKKVKDKKDILYKINVEAARFFFNNLNNNLKEKEYFLKRGITQVTIRRFGLGYSLNNWEELLSFLKRKGFSNELVSEAGLAIAKDKGGFYDRFRNRVMFPVFDHRGKVIGFGGRVLDDSKPKYLNSPETQIFSKRTNLYGLNFAIKDNKDRCLVIVEGYMDCISLHQVGITNVVASLGTALTVNQARLLKRYADTAIIAYDADIAGQNATLRGLDVLKGVGLDVKVLTVPDGKDPDGYVRIHGKEEFLKLISNSVPLIDYKLNRAKENKNLFKETDLIQYAKEVTEIVEDLNPIEQDIYIKKVSEQTGIKEQSFYDSVKKLNNKEIQSNKKVNSTEGFGSKSYLEPAYVKAERSLLNLMIEDIQIYEYIKENMGKDSFIIDTHKKILDFILDSEHIKGIDRYKYIESKCDDAESIKEWTLIKEVKPLDEDSDKVKVVKDYFEKIKNYRLEESKNKIMIRMKELELSGNIDESMRLTTELMKIQKAEGRE from the coding sequence TTGGCCATACCAGAAGAAGTAATAGAAAGGATAAAAGAACAAAATGATATAGTAGATATTATATCTGAAAAGGTTAAGTTAAAGCATTCAGGAAGAAATTATCTTGGGCTTTGTCCTTTTCATAATGAAAAAACACCATCCTTTAGTGTGTCAGTAGATAAACAAATTTATAAGTGCTTTGGTTGTGGAGAAGCAGGTAATGTTATCACCTTTGTGATGAAAACTAAAGGTTTGTCTTATGTAGAATCTATAGAGTATCTTGCAGAAAAGGCTAATATAAGTATAGAACAAGGCAAAGATAAAAAGGTAAAAGATAAAAAGGATATTTTATATAAGATAAACGTGGAAGCAGCTAGGTTTTTTTTCAACAATTTAAATAATAACTTAAAAGAAAAAGAATACTTTCTAAAAAGAGGTATAACACAAGTAACAATAAGAAGGTTTGGACTTGGATATTCATTAAATAACTGGGAGGAGTTACTTAGTTTTTTGAAAAGGAAGGGATTTTCTAATGAATTAGTAAGTGAAGCAGGCCTTGCTATAGCTAAAGACAAAGGTGGTTTTTATGATAGGTTTAGAAATAGGGTCATGTTTCCTGTTTTTGACCATCGTGGAAAAGTTATAGGTTTTGGAGGTAGAGTGCTAGATGACTCTAAACCTAAATATCTAAATTCACCTGAAACACAGATATTTTCAAAAAGGACTAATCTTTATGGACTTAACTTTGCTATAAAAGATAATAAAGATAGATGTCTCGTTATCGTAGAGGGGTATATGGATTGTATATCACTTCATCAAGTTGGAATAACCAATGTGGTTGCATCTCTTGGGACTGCACTTACCGTAAACCAGGCTAGATTATTAAAAAGGTATGCTGACACGGCTATTATAGCTTATGATGCAGATATTGCAGGCCAAAATGCTACGCTTAGAGGACTAGATGTATTAAAAGGGGTAGGTCTTGATGTAAAAGTTCTTACAGTACCTGATGGTAAAGATCCAGATGGATATGTAAGAATTCATGGAAAGGAAGAGTTCCTAAAATTAATATCGAATTCAGTTCCATTGATAGATTATAAATTAAATAGAGCAAAAGAGAACAAAAATCTATTTAAAGAGACAGACTTAATTCAATATGCAAAGGAAGTTACAGAGATAGTTGAAGATTTGAATCCTATTGAGCAGGATATTTATATAAAAAAGGTGTCGGAGCAAACAGGAATAAAAGAGCAATCATTTTATGATAGTGTTAAGAAACTTAATAATAAAGAAATTCAATCTAATAAAAAAGTGAATAGCACAGAAGGTTTTGGTTCAAAATCATATTTAGAACCAGCTTATGTAAAAGCTGAAAGAAGTTTACTTAACTTAATGATAGAAGATATACAAATATATGAATATATTAAAGAAAATATGGGAAAAGATAGTTTTATAATAGATACACATAAAAAGATACTTGATTTTATATTAGATAGTGAACATATAAAAGGAATAGATAGATATAAATATATTGAATCTAAATGTGACGATGCTGAAAGTATTAAAGAATGGACACTTATTAAAGAAGTTAAGCCTTTAGACGAAGATAGTGATAAGGTAAAGGTTGTTAAAGATTATTTTGAAAAGATTAAAAATTATAGGCTAGAGGAGTCGAAAAACAAAATTATGATTAGAATGAAAGAATTGGAACTAAGCGGTAATATAGATGAGTCCATGAGGTTAACAACAGAACTTATGAAAATTCAAAAAGCAGAAGGGAGGGAGTAA
- a CDS encoding deoxyguanosinetriphosphate triphosphohydrolase, whose amino-acid sequence MIIREKIEMNEKTIFIKGAALSKDTVGREKEEQLDKIRTPYMVDRDRIVHSKSFRRLKHKTQVYIKTSGDHYRTRLTHTLEVSQISKTIGKGIGLNEDLIEAIAFGHDIGHVAFAHSGEEALNELVKDGFKHNEQSVRVLRCLEKDGRGLNITIEVLDGILKHSGFSKLTNNKAMTLEGQVVKYSDKIAYVNHDIDDSVREGILNTSDIPKNIIKVLGCTHGQRINTLVNDCIYNTLDNIEKGIIEVSLSGFVNESLIELRKFMFENIYLGNILKEERNKAKFVLYNVYNYYIKNIEKMPTLYKEIVEREGRERGVTDYIAGMSDDYCLLAFNKIYVPKFVIY is encoded by the coding sequence TTGATTATCAGAGAGAAAATTGAAATGAATGAAAAAACCATATTTATAAAAGGTGCTGCCCTTTCAAAAGATACTGTGGGAAGAGAAAAAGAAGAGCAATTAGATAAAATCAGAACTCCTTATATGGTTGATAGGGATAGAATAGTTCATAGTAAGTCTTTTAGAAGGTTAAAACATAAAACGCAAGTATATATAAAGACATCAGGAGACCATTATAGAACTAGACTCACACATACATTAGAAGTCTCTCAGATATCTAAGACTATAGGAAAGGGCATTGGATTAAATGAAGATCTTATTGAAGCTATTGCTTTTGGACATGACATAGGACATGTAGCCTTTGCGCATAGTGGTGAGGAGGCATTAAATGAACTTGTAAAAGACGGATTTAAACACAACGAGCAAAGTGTTAGGGTTTTAAGATGTCTAGAGAAGGATGGACGAGGGTTAAATATAACCATAGAAGTTTTAGATGGTATTTTAAAACACAGTGGATTTTCTAAACTCACTAATAATAAAGCTATGACTTTAGAAGGACAAGTAGTAAAATATAGTGATAAAATAGCCTATGTAAATCATGACATAGATGATTCTGTAAGAGAAGGAATACTTAATACCTCGGATATCCCTAAAAATATAATCAAGGTTCTTGGCTGTACACATGGACAACGGATAAATACTTTGGTTAATGATTGTATTTATAATACATTAGATAACATAGAAAAGGGAATTATAGAAGTATCTTTAAGTGGTTTTGTAAATGAGTCATTGATAGAACTTCGAAAGTTTATGTTTGAAAATATATATTTAGGGAATATATTAAAAGAAGAGAGAAATAAAGCAAAGTTTGTTTTATATAATGTTTATAATTATTATATTAAAAACATAGAAAAAATGCCTACTCTATATAAAGAAATTGTAGAAAGAGAAGGAAGAGAAAGAGGCGTTACAGATTATATTGCTGGAATGAGCGATGATTATTGTCTTTTAGCGTTTAATAAAATTTATGTTCCAAAGTTTGTAATATATTAG
- a CDS encoding CotS family spore coat protein: MPSEAKRISYELLLESNIKKVILPYYDLQNYEVTQIKFKDTDKQRAVYKIDNGINSYCLKKVYYNIEELLFVYSAMEWLYRNKINVPRILSTNTGGRFVMESNMLFILSPWIDGNKCDYDNVENIINSALNLSKFHNACDNFIPIKGSKYKEAYADITISTEKHFEQLLNSSNKAFKYGDKFSKIFLNNFESSMKLAKLSLDVSSTISMSNLSISLCHGDYVNKNIIFDNDNNVWTIDFDKCKIDYCTHDISYFLRRLLKRDNTRWDLEIAISVLEIYDSIRPLSLDEYKYIFIYLAFPQKYWKISKDYYNNINKCNKSSFCNLLNKASSKNDFQLQFAFEFKDYIENKFKCKLN, translated from the coding sequence ATGCCATCAGAAGCAAAAAGGATTTCCTATGAATTATTATTAGAAAGCAATATAAAAAAAGTAATACTTCCTTACTATGATTTGCAAAACTACGAGGTTACACAAATCAAATTTAAAGATACTGATAAGCAAAGAGCTGTTTATAAAATAGATAACGGCATAAATTCTTACTGTTTAAAAAAGGTATATTACAATATAGAAGAATTATTATTTGTATATTCTGCAATGGAGTGGTTATATAGAAATAAAATCAATGTTCCAAGAATTCTCTCAACAAATACAGGTGGTCGATTCGTAATGGAGAGTAATATGTTATTTATATTATCACCTTGGATTGATGGAAACAAGTGTGACTATGACAACGTAGAAAACATCATAAATTCTGCTTTAAATCTTTCTAAATTTCATAATGCTTGTGACAATTTCATCCCAATAAAAGGTAGTAAGTATAAAGAAGCTTATGCTGATATTACGATTTCTACAGAAAAGCATTTTGAACAACTTTTAAATTCTTCTAATAAAGCTTTTAAATACGGAGATAAATTTTCAAAAATATTCTTAAATAATTTTGAAAGTAGTATGAAACTTGCAAAGTTATCCCTTGACGTATCTTCTACCATATCTATGAGTAATCTTAGCATTTCTTTATGCCATGGAGATTATGTAAATAAAAATATAATCTTTGACAATGACAACAATGTCTGGACTATAGATTTTGATAAATGTAAAATTGATTACTGTACCCATGATATATCTTACTTTTTAAGAAGATTACTAAAAAGAGATAATACTCGGTGGGATCTAGAAATAGCTATAAGTGTACTTGAAATATACGATAGCATAAGACCTTTGTCCCTTGATGAATACAAGTATATTTTTATATACCTAGCCTTTCCTCAAAAGTATTGGAAAATTTCTAAAGACTATTATAATAATATAAATAAATGCAATAAATCTTCTTTTTGCAATCTTTTAAATAAAGCTTCTTCAAAAAATGACTTTCAACTTCAGTTTGCTTTTGAATTTAAAGATTACATAGAAAATAAATTTAAATGCAAACTAAATTAA